From a region of the Odoribacter splanchnicus DSM 20712 genome:
- a CDS encoding outer membrane beta-barrel protein, with the protein MNNNLDHLFKKALQDKSCEPPPYIWGNIERQLNKNKHKVALWWWRTAAAAAVVAAFIGIWLFYSVESPEIEVAGITGTEILKTKDSTNLPDTFSDSIQEEKTVQYVTKETVTEVPVLIAQNKRTELEPIQMHRAGEAGFIEQTAPDYAISTRKLQRNFIPLTSKEAYQNQKEYQKLLNTPTSLTTDEKRKIKVMVSGHFVPAYSSGSYSSSLKNSRGVSYSSNQMDGLMNVGGGLKLSVSANKRFSVQTGLFYSRMGQKTSGAGSGVRAMMLPSLQHSDRMIATPLGNIKTHTQGVAYRSPEAILLSSLNSSSSETIEQTFGTLEIPLHVRYLLNNNKVLFAVSGGVSGNFIVNNKVFLRNGRDKEYIGSTEDIRNFNISTDIGLGMEYPVTSNIRIMIEPGFKYFLQSLSRNDDIDFKPYLFTFSTGIGIRF; encoded by the coding sequence ATGAACAATAATTTAGATCATCTTTTTAAAAAGGCCCTTCAGGATAAAAGTTGTGAGCCTCCTCCCTATATCTGGGGAAATATAGAACGACAGCTGAACAAAAACAAACACAAAGTGGCGTTGTGGTGGTGGCGCACTGCAGCTGCAGCAGCAGTGGTCGCCGCTTTTATCGGAATTTGGTTGTTCTATTCCGTCGAATCACCCGAAATAGAAGTTGCCGGTATTACCGGTACAGAAATATTAAAAACAAAAGATTCCACGAATTTGCCGGATACCTTCTCCGATTCTATACAAGAAGAAAAGACCGTTCAATATGTAACGAAGGAGACGGTGACGGAAGTACCGGTTTTGATAGCACAAAACAAGAGGACTGAATTAGAACCGATTCAAATGCATCGAGCCGGTGAAGCCGGATTTATCGAGCAGACAGCACCGGACTATGCAATTTCTACCCGGAAGCTTCAACGCAATTTTATTCCTTTAACCAGTAAAGAAGCCTATCAAAATCAAAAAGAATATCAGAAATTACTGAATACGCCCACTTCCTTGACAACGGATGAAAAAAGAAAAATCAAAGTGATGGTCAGCGGCCACTTTGTTCCGGCCTATTCATCCGGTAGTTATTCCTCTTCGTTAAAAAATTCCAGGGGAGTGAGTTATTCCAGTAACCAGATGGACGGCTTGATGAATGTCGGAGGTGGATTAAAATTATCTGTCTCTGCCAATAAAAGATTTTCCGTACAAACAGGATTATTCTATTCCCGTATGGGACAGAAAACTTCCGGAGCAGGCTCGGGAGTCCGGGCGATGATGCTCCCTTCGCTCCAACATAGTGACCGGATGATCGCCACTCCGTTGGGAAATATTAAAACCCATACCCAAGGTGTCGCCTACCGTAGTCCGGAAGCTATTTTGCTCAGTAGTTTGAACAGTAGCAGCAGTGAAACCATCGAACAAACTTTCGGTACGCTCGAAATTCCTCTTCATGTGCGGTATTTACTGAATAATAATAAAGTATTGTTTGCCGTATCGGGAGGAGTAAGCGGCAATTTTATCGTAAATAACAAGGTATTCTTAAGGAATGGAAGAGACAAAGAATATATCGGAAGTACAGAAGATATCCGTAATTTCAATATAAGTACGGATATCGGATTGGGGATGGAATATCCGGTCACGTCTAACATCAGAATTATGATCGAGCCGGGCTTCAAATATTTTCTGCAATCTTTAAGTCGGAATGACGACATCGATTTCAAACCTTATTTATTCACCTTCTCTACAGGTATCGGTATCCGGTTTTAA
- a CDS encoding aminopeptidase P family protein, whose amino-acid sequence MTIKEKLSALRAIMERESLDAYIISGTDPHNSEYLPAAWKQRQWISGFTGSFGTVVVLKNEAGLWTDTRYFIQAEKQLKDSGIQMHKLRVPEAVDYPEWLATNLPEGSRVGLDSFCISVCDMKNLQETLTPKQITVVEKTDLLGEIWLDRPSLPDAQLFLVPAATAGKSANEKITMIREKLQAAHADYMLFSCLDEIAWLYNVRCNDIIYNPVAISYAVVGKAKAWLFIKNTKVSREIASQLSQEGIEIRDYHHLFLFLEELDKNSVFTVDSATLNYAVYHKLFTEFQVKEQESPIVLAKAIKNPIEVEGFRKACIKDSVALTKFFYWVERNIGNHLTEISVSEQLSAFRAQNDGYAEDSFANISAYGANAALPHYSAIPGEDAELQPRGFYLIDSGGQYTHGTTDITRTVPLGELTRLEKEDYTTVLKGMIALSRCIFPKGTKGCNIDAIARQPLWQTCRNYGHGTGHGIGFFLNVHEGPQAIRQELKNQDVVPGMVTSDEPGLYREGSHGIRHENMILCIPVSKNEFGEWYGFETLTLCYFDTSALLLDLLSEDEKKWLNDYHKTVYEKTAPYLTPEEAQWLAEKTKPVL is encoded by the coding sequence ATGACGATCAAGGAAAAACTTTCAGCTTTAAGAGCCATTATGGAACGCGAATCACTGGATGCATATATTATATCCGGAACCGATCCGCACAATAGTGAATATTTACCGGCAGCCTGGAAACAAAGACAATGGATTTCCGGTTTCACAGGATCTTTCGGTACGGTTGTCGTCTTGAAAAATGAAGCCGGACTTTGGACAGATACCCGTTATTTTATACAGGCGGAAAAACAACTGAAGGATTCGGGAATACAGATGCATAAATTGAGAGTGCCGGAAGCGGTCGATTATCCGGAATGGCTGGCAACCAACTTACCGGAAGGAAGTCGGGTCGGTTTGGATAGTTTCTGTATTTCTGTCTGTGACATGAAAAATCTGCAAGAGACCCTAACCCCCAAACAGATTACTGTTGTAGAAAAAACAGATCTATTAGGAGAGATATGGCTGGATCGTCCTTCCTTACCCGATGCCCAACTCTTTTTAGTACCTGCCGCTACTGCCGGAAAATCGGCTAATGAAAAGATAACCATGATCCGGGAAAAGTTACAAGCTGCACATGCAGATTATATGCTTTTCAGTTGCCTGGATGAAATCGCCTGGTTATATAATGTAAGATGCAACGATATCATTTACAATCCTGTTGCCATCAGTTATGCAGTTGTCGGTAAAGCCAAAGCCTGGTTGTTTATAAAAAATACCAAAGTCTCTCGCGAAATCGCAAGTCAATTAAGTCAGGAAGGTATAGAAATCCGGGATTATCATCATTTGTTTTTATTCCTGGAAGAACTAGACAAAAATTCGGTGTTTACCGTGGATTCGGCCACCTTAAATTATGCTGTCTATCATAAACTCTTTACAGAATTTCAGGTAAAAGAACAAGAGTCACCTATTGTTTTGGCAAAAGCCATCAAAAATCCGATAGAAGTTGAAGGGTTCAGAAAAGCTTGTATAAAAGACAGTGTAGCCCTGACGAAATTCTTTTATTGGGTGGAACGTAATATCGGCAACCATTTGACGGAAATCTCTGTTTCCGAACAACTTTCGGCTTTCAGAGCCCAAAATGACGGATATGCAGAAGATAGTTTTGCCAACATTTCAGCTTATGGTGCCAATGCAGCACTGCCTCACTATTCGGCTATTCCGGGAGAAGATGCAGAACTGCAGCCACGTGGATTTTATCTGATCGATTCCGGGGGCCAATATACACATGGTACGACCGATATTACACGGACAGTTCCACTTGGAGAACTAACTCGCTTGGAAAAAGAAGATTACACCACCGTATTAAAAGGAATGATTGCACTGAGCAGATGCATTTTTCCGAAAGGTACCAAAGGTTGTAATATAGACGCTATCGCTCGTCAGCCTCTTTGGCAAACTTGCCGGAACTATGGACATGGTACGGGGCATGGGATCGGCTTTTTCTTAAATGTACATGAAGGTCCTCAGGCTATCCGCCAGGAATTGAAAAACCAGGATGTGGTTCCCGGTATGGTAACCTCCGACGAACCTGGTCTGTATCGGGAAGGTTCGCACGGTATTCGGCATGAAAATATGATTTTATGTATCCCGGTCAGTAAAAATGAATTCGGGGAATGGTATGGATTTGAGACATTAACACTCTGCTACTTCGATACTTCAGCTCTATTACTTGATTTGTTAAGTGAAGATGAAAAAAAATGGCTGAACGACTATCACAAAACAGTCTATGAAAAAACTGCACCTTATCTGACTCCCGAGGAAGCTCAATGGCTGGCTGAAAAGACCAAACCGGTACTATGA
- the purH gene encoding bifunctional phosphoribosylaminoimidazolecarboxamide formyltransferase/IMP cyclohydrolase has product MKRVLISVFDKTGIVEFAKSLDSMGWEIISTGGTSKKLKEEGIKVQDISDLTKFPECFDGRVKTLHPNVEGGILAIRDNEKHRKQMAELGVEPIDIVVCNLYPFKQTILKEGVSHAEIIENIDIGGPTMIRAAAKNYKFVTVITDPEDYRLVIDELKNNGDTTAETKEMLAAKVFIHTAHYDALIAGYFSERLNIKYPKTLTLTYEKKQDLRYGENPHQSAAFYASVLGTQGTLTGAVQLHGKELSYNNIGDTDGALETLKEFDEPTIVAAKHANPCGVGSAETLAEAYRRAYEADPVSIFGGIVAANREIDAATATEMAKIFLEVIVAPSFSKEALEILTKKKNLRLLQLDHIDQKNRKASKAKTVLGGLLIQDSDTQLLHESELKVVTKRQPTEAEMRDLLFAWKVVKHTKSNGIAIAKDLCTTGVGPGQVSRIWALENAIRQGSDRIAGSVMASDAFFPFSDCVEAAHQAGITAIIQPGGSVRDQESIDAANKYGIAMIFTGMRHFKH; this is encoded by the coding sequence ATGAAGAGAGTATTAATTAGTGTATTTGATAAGACAGGTATTGTTGAGTTCGCTAAATCACTGGATTCTATGGGCTGGGAGATCATTTCAACCGGCGGGACCTCTAAAAAACTGAAAGAAGAAGGCATTAAAGTTCAGGATATTTCAGATCTGACTAAGTTCCCCGAATGTTTTGACGGCAGAGTGAAGACCCTGCATCCCAATGTAGAAGGTGGTATTCTGGCGATCCGTGACAACGAAAAGCATCGGAAACAGATGGCAGAACTGGGAGTAGAACCGATCGATATTGTGGTTTGTAACCTTTACCCTTTTAAACAAACCATTCTGAAAGAAGGGGTATCCCATGCAGAAATCATTGAAAATATAGATATCGGCGGGCCCACTATGATCCGGGCCGCTGCTAAAAACTACAAATTCGTTACGGTCATCACCGATCCCGAAGACTATCGACTGGTAATCGATGAGTTGAAAAACAACGGAGATACGACAGCCGAAACCAAAGAAATGCTGGCAGCGAAAGTATTTATCCACACCGCCCACTACGATGCTCTGATTGCAGGATATTTTTCCGAACGTCTGAATATCAAATACCCGAAAACACTGACTCTCACCTACGAGAAAAAGCAAGATCTTCGGTACGGCGAAAATCCCCATCAAAGTGCTGCTTTTTATGCTTCTGTACTAGGGACGCAAGGCACACTTACCGGAGCTGTCCAATTGCATGGTAAAGAGCTTTCTTACAACAATATCGGAGATACCGACGGAGCACTCGAAACCTTAAAAGAATTCGACGAACCGACTATAGTTGCAGCCAAACACGCTAATCCATGTGGGGTCGGGAGTGCAGAAACATTGGCAGAAGCCTACCGGAGAGCCTATGAAGCCGATCCGGTTTCTATCTTCGGTGGAATCGTGGCGGCAAACCGGGAAATAGATGCAGCCACGGCAACCGAAATGGCCAAGATTTTCCTGGAAGTGATCGTAGCTCCTTCTTTCTCTAAAGAGGCATTGGAAATATTGACTAAAAAGAAAAATTTACGTTTATTACAACTCGACCATATCGATCAGAAAAACCGGAAAGCCAGCAAAGCGAAAACAGTGCTTGGCGGCTTATTGATTCAGGATTCGGATACCCAGCTACTTCATGAATCGGAATTGAAAGTCGTCACAAAACGGCAACCGACCGAAGCTGAAATGAGAGATCTGCTCTTCGCCTGGAAAGTAGTGAAACATACCAAATCGAACGGTATCGCTATCGCTAAAGATTTGTGTACAACGGGTGTCGGCCCGGGACAGGTCAGCCGGATTTGGGCCTTAGAAAACGCTATCCGTCAGGGAAGCGATCGTATTGCGGGAAGTGTGATGGCATCGGATGCCTTTTTCCCTTTCTCCGATTGTGTAGAAGCTGCTCACCAAGCAGGTATTACAGCTATCATACAGCCTGGAGGATCGGTCAGAGACCAGGAGTCTATCGATGCTGCGAACAAATACGGTATCGCTATGATTTTCACCGGCATGAGACATTTTAAACATTAA
- a CDS encoding RNA polymerase sigma factor, with translation MCNLDRIIDKCKEGDRQAAEKIYQIFSAKMFALCLRFSKDRADAEDTLQDGFIKIFTSIGQYTGKGSFEGWMKRIMINTAMEKFRKNPPLQIVEELPEIEDNEDIDEEVSIPEEVLADFVNQLPERYKMVFNLYVIEEMSHKDIAALLGINEGTSKSNLARAREILKRKVKEYLDHEQ, from the coding sequence ATGTGTAATTTGGACCGAATAATAGATAAATGCAAAGAGGGTGACAGACAGGCAGCAGAGAAAATCTATCAGATATTTTCTGCAAAAATGTTTGCATTATGTCTCCGTTTTTCCAAAGACCGGGCAGATGCCGAAGATACGTTGCAGGATGGATTTATCAAAATTTTCACTTCTATCGGGCAATATACCGGAAAAGGTTCATTTGAGGGATGGATGAAACGGATCATGATCAATACGGCAATGGAGAAATTCAGGAAAAATCCCCCATTGCAAATTGTAGAGGAGTTACCTGAAATCGAAGATAACGAGGACATAGACGAAGAGGTCAGCATTCCGGAAGAAGTGTTGGCTGATTTTGTAAATCAACTTCCGGAACGGTACAAAATGGTTTTCAACCTCTATGTGATCGAAGAAATGTCCCATAAGGATATCGCAGCCTTACTCGGTATTAACGAGGGTACGTCGAAATCCAATCTGGCCAGAGCCAGGGAAATATTAAAAAGAAAAGTGAAGGAATATTTAGACCATGAACAATAA
- the mreC gene encoding rod shape-determining protein MreC, whose product MKEIIKLILKYHFTIIFILLEVLSFSLIVLHNNYQRTVFSGYTASFFGTISSVVTRVDDYFYLKVTNEKLVAENTELRNEIEKLKLLNRISNADTLWAPTDSADVDYVYKTAEMINSSFNKTKNYIVIDKGATEGIKPEMAVCSSEGVVGIIEKVSNRYARVLPLINTNLRISAKIKKNGYYGSLQWDGDDYRYSYLNDIPFHVDTEVGDTIVTSGFSSIFPEGEMIGFVESVNKETANFLTIKVKLATDFKRISDVYIIANTRKEEQQALGRENHE is encoded by the coding sequence GTGAAAGAAATTATAAAACTGATATTAAAATATCATTTTACTATAATTTTTATTTTGTTGGAAGTCCTCTCCTTTTCTCTGATAGTTTTACACAATAACTATCAGAGAACTGTGTTTTCAGGCTATACAGCATCATTTTTCGGAACCATATCTTCCGTGGTTACCCGGGTAGACGATTATTTCTATCTGAAAGTAACCAACGAAAAATTAGTTGCAGAGAATACCGAATTGAGAAATGAAATTGAAAAACTGAAACTTCTCAATCGGATCAGTAATGCGGATACATTATGGGCCCCTACCGATTCTGCCGATGTCGATTATGTATACAAAACAGCTGAAATGATCAATTCCAGTTTTAACAAGACTAAAAATTATATTGTTATCGACAAAGGCGCAACTGAGGGGATCAAACCCGAAATGGCCGTTTGTTCGAGTGAAGGAGTGGTCGGTATTATCGAGAAAGTAAGCAATCGTTATGCGCGGGTATTACCCTTGATCAATACCAATCTTCGGATCTCAGCGAAAATCAAAAAAAACGGTTACTACGGTTCACTTCAATGGGACGGAGACGATTATCGGTATTCTTATCTGAACGACATACCCTTTCATGTAGATACAGAAGTGGGCGATACGATTGTGACTTCAGGATTTTCCAGTATTTTCCCGGAAGGTGAGATGATCGGCTTCGTAGAATCGGTAAATAAGGAAACGGCTAATTTTCTGACGATAAAAGTAAAACTTGCAACTGATTTTAAACGCATCTCGGATGTATACATTATCGCTAATACCAGAAAAGAAGAACAACAGGCTTTAGGGAGGGAAAATCATGAGTAA
- a CDS encoding Rieske (2Fe-2S) protein: protein MKSKIVFFLLVSITLGINIGCGDKFNEKLRDKHLIPYVPVYTQINLGIGGESNLQVPGQPIYLTSSQPDAKSLGYNGQGIVVIRLNDTEYACWDATCTNCQELTSHFTKEDLDGELAVCPVCHTQFSLRYGTPFNLTYEIYPLKGYPISKVGNKLIVNY from the coding sequence ATGAAATCAAAAATAGTATTTTTTTTATTAGTTTCCATCACTTTGGGAATAAATATCGGTTGCGGGGATAAATTCAACGAAAAACTCAGGGATAAACACCTCATTCCTTATGTCCCGGTATATACACAGATTAATTTAGGAATAGGAGGCGAAAGTAATCTTCAGGTTCCCGGCCAGCCTATTTACCTGACCAGTTCCCAGCCGGACGCCAAATCATTGGGATATAATGGCCAAGGAATCGTCGTCATCCGTTTGAACGATACCGAATATGCTTGCTGGGATGCCACCTGTACCAACTGCCAGGAACTGACTTCCCATTTTACGAAAGAAGATTTGGACGGAGAACTGGCTGTTTGTCCGGTTTGTCACACTCAATTTTCACTTCGTTACGGAACCCCTTTCAATCTGACTTATGAAATTTACCCCTTGAAAGGATATCCCATTTCAAAAGTAGGTAATAAACTCATTGTCAATTATTAA
- a CDS encoding rod shape-determining protein codes for MGLFSFLTQDIAVDLGTANTIIICNDKMVVNEPSIVAIDRKTEKVIAIGEKARQMQGKTHDNIKTIRPLRDGVIADFNAAEQMLRGMIKMASVNSKFFSPSLRIVVCIPSGSTEVEVRAVRDSSEHAGGRDVYMIYEPMAAALGIGLDVEAPEGNMIVDIGGGTTEIAVISLGGIVSNKSIRIAGDDLTDDIQEYMRHQHNIRIGERTAEQIKIHVGSALSELDEPPADFIVQGPNQMTSLPVEVPVSYQEIAHCLEKSISKIEIAILGALEQTPPELYADIVNKGIYLAGGGALLRGLDKRLTDKLNIPFHIAEDPLRAVARGTGIALKNVDKFSFLIR; via the coding sequence ATGGGATTATTTTCATTTCTAACACAAGATATAGCTGTCGATTTAGGAACAGCGAATACGATTATTATCTGTAACGATAAAATGGTGGTAAACGAACCCTCCATTGTCGCTATCGACCGGAAGACCGAAAAGGTTATCGCTATTGGAGAAAAAGCCCGGCAGATGCAGGGAAAGACACATGATAACATCAAAACCATCCGGCCTTTACGGGATGGGGTTATTGCCGACTTTAACGCTGCCGAACAAATGTTGCGCGGTATGATTAAAATGGCAAGTGTAAATAGTAAGTTCTTCTCTCCCTCTTTGCGGATCGTCGTTTGTATCCCGTCGGGAAGTACGGAAGTTGAAGTCCGGGCTGTCCGCGACTCTTCAGAACATGCAGGAGGAAGAGATGTATATATGATTTATGAGCCGATGGCGGCTGCTTTGGGGATCGGCTTGGATGTAGAAGCTCCCGAAGGAAATATGATCGTAGATATAGGTGGTGGTACAACCGAAATTGCCGTTATTTCTTTAGGTGGTATAGTTAGCAACAAATCTATCCGGATTGCCGGTGACGATTTGACCGACGACATTCAGGAGTATATGCGTCATCAGCACAATATTCGGATCGGGGAAAGAACTGCCGAGCAAATCAAAATACATGTAGGTTCTGCGCTGTCCGAACTGGATGAACCGCCTGCCGATTTTATCGTACAGGGACCGAATCAGATGACTTCGTTACCTGTCGAAGTACCGGTATCTTATCAGGAGATCGCTCACTGTCTGGAGAAATCTATATCAAAAATTGAAATCGCTATTCTAGGAGCTTTGGAACAAACTCCCCCCGAACTATATGCAGATATCGTCAATAAAGGAATTTATTTGGCAGGAGGTGGTGCTTTATTGAGAGGTTTGGACAAACGTCTGACCGATAAGCTCAATATCCCTTTCCATATTGCAGAAGATCCGTTGAGAGCTGTTGCCCGGGGAACAGGTATTGCTTTAAAGAATGTCGATAAGTTCTCTTTCCTGATCAGGTAA